In Streptomyces sp. NBC_00414, a single window of DNA contains:
- the map gene encoding type I methionyl aminopeptidase gives MIEHKSPADIERMHVTGQFLGQVLAELADLAAVGVNLLDLEKQARRRIKERGAESCYWDYEPSFGKGPFRNVVCLSVNDAVLHGLPHSYKLRDGDLLTMDMAVMIDGWAADSALSVVVGTPAAEDLRLIEATEVALEAAIEVALPGNRLGDISAAIGGVAADYGYPVNLEFGGHGIGRTMHEELHIPNDGRPGRGWKLRPGLTIAIEPWFAAGTDKIVYDPDGWTIRSADGSRTAHSEHTVAITEDGPLVLTRRPRRG, from the coding sequence GTGATCGAGCACAAATCTCCCGCAGACATCGAGCGTATGCACGTCACCGGACAGTTCCTCGGTCAGGTGCTGGCCGAGCTGGCCGACCTCGCGGCAGTGGGGGTCAACCTGCTGGACCTGGAGAAGCAGGCCCGCCGCCGGATCAAGGAGCGCGGCGCGGAGTCCTGCTACTGGGACTACGAGCCCTCCTTCGGCAAGGGCCCGTTCCGCAACGTGGTCTGCCTCTCGGTCAACGACGCCGTGCTGCACGGCCTGCCGCACAGCTACAAGCTGCGCGACGGGGACCTGCTGACCATGGACATGGCGGTGATGATCGACGGCTGGGCCGCCGACTCCGCCCTCTCCGTCGTGGTCGGCACACCGGCCGCGGAGGACCTGCGGCTGATCGAGGCGACCGAGGTCGCCCTGGAAGCCGCCATCGAGGTCGCCCTGCCGGGCAACAGGCTCGGGGACATCTCGGCGGCCATCGGCGGGGTCGCGGCCGACTACGGCTACCCGGTCAACCTGGAGTTCGGCGGTCACGGCATCGGCCGCACGATGCACGAGGAGCTGCACATCCCCAACGACGGCCGCCCCGGCCGCGGCTGGAAGCTGCGTCCCGGTCTGACGATCGCGATCGAGCCCTGGTTCGCCGCCGGCACCGACAAGATCGTCTACGACCCGGACGGCTGGACGATCCGCTCGGCCGACGGCTCGCGCACCGCCCATTCCGAGCACACCGTCGCCATCACCGAGGACGGGCCGCTCGTGCTCACCCGCCGCCCGCGGCGCGGCTGA
- a CDS encoding carboxylesterase/lipase family protein: MAEDPVVDTPYGAVRGRHENGLAVFRGIPYAAPPFGPHRFRPPVPPEPWAGVRDAGAFGPTPPKPPYSEPFAKLLSDPVVPGDDCLNLNVWTPEPGPGARLPVMVWIHGGALTRGSSAIPVYDGRAFARDGVVFVSFNYRLGVEGFGLFPDAPANPGLRDQLAALEWVRDSIAEFGGDPDRVTVFGESAGAISIGALLASPRAEGLFRRAALQSGPPEVTDRDKVRRVVRRMAARLKVPATARAFAAVDRGDLIEAQTEAGRRSSPVVGGPAFGIVVDGDLVPRDPMEALTGGGVAQDVELLLGWTSEEYRLWLAPTGLLERVDRLGPVALAAARARCRCGPEVPRGYRLARPGASTADLVGQLVTDFLLRVPLRRLADAHRARSYVYEFAWPSNVPGLGACHALELGFVFDTTEAPEAAKLAGPGAPRPLADEMHSAWVRFAATGDPGWPAWDDTHPVRVFGAGGPEVVRGLRDRELGLWEAESAPARTEGRPVSAKPGAGTRAVSRKNFLSRAAGGG, from the coding sequence ATGGCCGAGGATCCGGTGGTGGACACCCCGTACGGTGCGGTGCGGGGCCGTCACGAGAACGGTCTCGCCGTCTTCCGGGGCATCCCGTACGCGGCCCCGCCCTTCGGCCCCCACCGCTTCCGGCCGCCCGTCCCGCCCGAGCCCTGGGCCGGGGTGCGCGACGCGGGCGCGTTCGGCCCGACGCCGCCCAAGCCGCCGTACTCGGAGCCCTTCGCGAAGCTGCTCTCCGACCCGGTCGTGCCGGGCGACGACTGCCTGAACCTGAACGTGTGGACGCCGGAACCGGGTCCGGGCGCCCGTCTCCCGGTCATGGTGTGGATCCACGGAGGCGCGCTGACCCGGGGCTCGTCCGCGATCCCGGTGTACGACGGCCGGGCCTTCGCCCGTGACGGTGTGGTGTTCGTGTCCTTCAACTACCGCCTGGGAGTGGAGGGGTTCGGCCTCTTCCCGGACGCCCCCGCCAACCCGGGCCTGCGCGACCAGCTCGCCGCGCTGGAGTGGGTGCGGGACTCGATCGCGGAGTTCGGCGGTGACCCGGACCGGGTGACCGTCTTCGGCGAGTCGGCCGGGGCCATCAGTATCGGGGCGCTGCTGGCGAGCCCGCGTGCCGAGGGGCTGTTCCGGCGGGCGGCGCTGCAGAGCGGCCCGCCCGAGGTGACGGACCGGGACAAGGTGCGGCGCGTGGTGCGGCGGATGGCCGCCCGGTTGAAGGTCCCGGCGACGGCCCGGGCGTTCGCCGCCGTCGACCGGGGCGACCTGATCGAGGCGCAGACGGAGGCCGGCCGCAGGTCGAGCCCGGTCGTCGGCGGGCCCGCCTTCGGCATCGTCGTCGACGGCGATCTGGTGCCGCGTGATCCGATGGAGGCGCTGACCGGGGGCGGCGTGGCCCAGGACGTGGAGCTGCTGCTGGGCTGGACCAGTGAGGAGTACCGGCTGTGGCTCGCGCCGACCGGCCTCCTCGAACGCGTCGACCGGCTCGGCCCGGTCGCCCTGGCCGCGGCGAGGGCCCGCTGCCGCTGCGGCCCGGAGGTGCCGCGCGGCTACCGCCTGGCGCGTCCCGGGGCGAGCACCGCCGACCTGGTCGGGCAGCTGGTCACCGACTTCCTGCTCCGGGTGCCGCTGCGCCGGCTCGCGGACGCCCACCGGGCGCGCTCGTACGTCTACGAGTTCGCCTGGCCGTCGAACGTTCCCGGCCTCGGGGCCTGCCACGCCCTGGAGCTGGGCTTCGTCTTCGACACGACCGAGGCGCCGGAGGCGGCGAAGCTCGCGGGGCCCGGGGCGCCGCGGCCCCTCGCCGACGAGATGCACTCGGCGTGGGTGCGGTTCGCCGCCACGGGTGATCCGGGCTGGCCCGCCTGGGACGACACACATCCGGTACGGGTCTTCGGGGCCGGTGGTCCCGAGGTCGTGCGGGGTCTTCGGGACCGGGAACTGGGCCTGTGGGAGGCCGAGTCGGCTCCCGCCCGGACCGAGGGGAGGCCGGTGTCGGCGAAACCGGGTGCGGGGACGAGGGCCGTCTCCCGGAAAAACTTCCTCAGCCGCGCCGCGGGCGGCGGGTGA
- a CDS encoding LacI family DNA-binding transcriptional regulator, which translates to MVRTGSVAGPTLAVVAREAGVSVPTASKVVNGREDVAPETRRRVTEALDRLGYVRRPRFDAAKSPGLVDLVVHSLDSSWSGAILHGVEEAAHDAGLEVVVSAGLTRTRGGRPERGWLDKLSIRGSSGVLFNLAELTASQYAWLEQHRIPFVLIDPVLEPPPGVVSVGAANWHGGVIATEHLLSLGHERVAVIAGYRRKMCSGARVAGYRSALAAAGVRHRPEYLRYGSFDEVCAHRRMLELLDLPEPPTAVFVCSDRMALGAYRALAERGLSVPGDVSVVGFDDLPEARWASPALTTVRQPLSEMSAVALRLLVRMMAGERPEGTRTELSTRLVVRASTAGC; encoded by the coding sequence ATGGTGCGTACCGGGAGCGTGGCGGGGCCGACCCTCGCGGTCGTCGCCCGCGAGGCAGGGGTGTCCGTACCCACGGCCTCGAAGGTGGTCAACGGCCGCGAGGACGTGGCACCGGAGACCCGCCGCCGGGTCACGGAGGCACTCGACCGGCTGGGCTACGTGCGCAGACCCCGGTTCGACGCGGCGAAGTCGCCGGGGCTGGTCGATCTCGTCGTGCACTCGCTGGACAGCTCCTGGTCGGGCGCGATCCTGCACGGGGTGGAGGAGGCCGCGCACGACGCGGGTCTCGAGGTGGTGGTCTCGGCGGGGCTGACCCGCACCCGGGGCGGCCGTCCGGAGCGGGGGTGGCTGGACAAGCTGTCCATTCGGGGTTCCTCCGGGGTGCTGTTCAACCTCGCCGAGCTGACCGCGTCCCAGTACGCCTGGCTGGAGCAGCACCGCATCCCGTTCGTGCTGATCGATCCGGTGCTCGAACCGCCCCCGGGCGTCGTCTCGGTCGGTGCGGCCAACTGGCACGGCGGGGTGATCGCCACCGAGCATCTGCTCTCGCTCGGGCACGAACGCGTCGCCGTCATCGCGGGATACCGCCGCAAGATGTGCAGCGGGGCGCGCGTGGCGGGGTACCGGTCGGCGCTCGCGGCGGCCGGGGTGCGGCATCGGCCCGAGTACCTGCGGTACGGCAGCTTCGACGAGGTCTGCGCGCATCGCAGGATGCTGGAGCTGCTCGATCTGCCGGAGCCGCCCACGGCCGTCTTCGTCTGCTCGGACCGGATGGCTCTCGGGGCGTATCGGGCGCTCGCGGAGCGGGGGCTGTCCGTGCCGGGCGATGTGAGTGTGGTGGGGTTCGACGATCTGCCCGAGGCGCGGTGGGCTTCGCCTGCCTTGACGACTGTCCGGCAGCCGTTGTCCGAGATGTCTGCGGTTGCGCTGCGCTTGCTTGTGCGGATGATGGCCGGGGAGCGGCCCGAAGGTACTCGGACCGAGTTGTCCACGCGGTTGGTCGTGCGGGCCAGTACGGCGGGGTGTTGA
- a CDS encoding ThuA domain-containing protein, with protein MAEPATRHPGPGPRVLVYTRTTDYRHDSIPDGTAAVRSLGAAHGFTVHATEDPGFFDAPVGPYAAVVFLSTSGDVLTPAGREHLAAYVEAGGGFVGVHAAACTEYGWPYYGELLGARFARHPDHQPGRAVVEDHGHPATRHLPATWEFTDEWYDFRASPRGSVRVLVSADETSYEGGGMGPDHPLAWCRNQGAGRVFYTAFGHAPEAYENTNFRTHLLGGITWAAAL; from the coding sequence ATGGCAGAACCGGCAACACGGCATCCCGGACCCGGCCCTCGTGTCCTCGTCTACACCCGCACCACCGACTACCGCCACGACTCGATACCCGACGGCACGGCCGCCGTACGGTCACTCGGGGCCGCGCACGGCTTCACCGTCCACGCCACGGAGGACCCCGGTTTCTTCGACGCCCCCGTCGGCCCGTACGCGGCCGTCGTCTTCCTCTCCACCAGCGGTGACGTCCTGACACCCGCGGGCCGCGAGCACCTGGCCGCGTACGTCGAGGCGGGCGGCGGCTTCGTCGGGGTGCACGCGGCGGCCTGCACGGAGTACGGCTGGCCCTACTACGGGGAGTTGCTCGGGGCCCGTTTCGCCCGGCACCCCGACCATCAGCCGGGCAGGGCGGTCGTGGAGGACCACGGTCATCCGGCCACCCGGCATCTGCCCGCCACCTGGGAGTTCACGGACGAGTGGTACGACTTCCGGGCCAGCCCGAGGGGTTCGGTACGCGTACTCGTCTCCGCCGACGAGACCTCGTACGAGGGCGGCGGAATGGGCCCCGACCACCCCCTGGCCTGGTGCCGCAACCAGGGCGCCGGCCGAGTCTTCTACACGGCCTTCGGCCACGCCCCGGAGGCCTACGAGAACACCAACTTCCGCACCCACCTACTGGGCGGAATCACCTGGGCAGCCGCCCTCTAG
- a CDS encoding MarR family transcriptional regulator, whose amino-acid sequence MPGGRLTQQERQQIALGLADDLAYAEIARRLDRPTSTVTREVMRNGGPLAYRADLAHRATEHRAHRRREAAPRGPEALPQAHGRDAEAVREYVEVFTTLLMKSGLPKMTSRVLAHLYTTDAGSLTASELVRHLQVSPASISKAVTLLESQGLIRRERDGRRRERYVVDNDVWYDGMIASARSHAQLAETARQGVGVLGPDTPAAARLEGIARFVDFVGEGMVRAAEQAREVLYTKPETTTGDPAEPGERKFRTPPSP is encoded by the coding sequence ATGCCGGGAGGCAGGCTCACTCAGCAGGAACGCCAGCAGATCGCGCTGGGCCTGGCCGACGACCTCGCCTACGCGGAGATCGCCAGACGACTCGACCGCCCGACCTCGACGGTCACCCGGGAGGTGATGCGCAACGGCGGCCCCCTCGCCTACCGCGCCGACCTGGCCCATCGCGCCACCGAACACCGCGCCCACCGGCGCAGGGAAGCCGCGCCCCGAGGTCCGGAAGCACTCCCGCAGGCCCACGGGCGTGATGCCGAGGCCGTGCGCGAGTACGTGGAGGTGTTCACCACCCTCCTCATGAAGTCGGGCCTGCCCAAGATGACCTCCCGGGTGCTGGCGCACCTCTACACCACCGACGCGGGCAGCCTCACCGCGTCCGAACTCGTCCGGCACCTCCAGGTCAGCCCGGCGTCCATCTCCAAAGCGGTCACGCTCCTCGAAAGCCAGGGCCTCATCCGGCGGGAGCGGGACGGCCGCCGCCGCGAGCGCTATGTCGTCGACAACGACGTCTGGTACGACGGGATGATCGCCTCCGCCCGGTCCCACGCCCAGCTCGCCGAGACCGCACGGCAGGGCGTAGGCGTCCTCGGACCCGACACCCCGGCCGCCGCCCGGCTGGAAGGCATCGCCCGTTTCGTCGACTTCGTCGGCGAGGGCATGGTCCGCGCCGCGGAACAGGCCCGCGAGGTCCTCTACACGAAGCCCGAAACGACCACCGGCGACCCCGCCGAGCCGGGCGAGCGAAAATTTCGAACCCCGCCATCGCCCTGA
- a CDS encoding DUF4097 family beta strand repeat-containing protein, whose protein sequence is MQKFDTPDQVSAVLDIPAGHIRFIAADRADTTVEVLPADTSNSRDVKAAERIEVVYGEGVLRIEAAPAKHRVLGNSGSVEVTVQLPAGSRVEAKTAAGEFRGVGRLGDVTFEGAQGSVKLDETASARLTLLAGDVSVGRLGGPAEISVQKGDIRINEAVRGTVELRTQAGEVSVGAARGVSASLDAGTSFGRIHNALKNADGEAALNIHATTAYGDITARSL, encoded by the coding sequence ATGCAGAAGTTCGACACCCCCGACCAGGTCTCCGCCGTCCTCGACATCCCCGCGGGGCACATCCGGTTCATCGCCGCCGACCGGGCCGACACCACGGTCGAGGTCCTGCCGGCGGACACCTCGAACAGCCGCGATGTGAAGGCGGCTGAACGGATCGAGGTCGTGTACGGCGAGGGCGTCCTGCGGATCGAGGCCGCACCGGCGAAGCACCGGGTTCTCGGCAACTCCGGTTCCGTCGAGGTGACCGTCCAACTGCCCGCCGGCTCCCGCGTCGAGGCGAAGACGGCCGCCGGCGAGTTCCGGGGCGTCGGGCGCCTCGGCGACGTCACCTTCGAGGGGGCGCAGGGCTCGGTCAAGCTCGACGAGACCGCGAGCGCCCGTCTCACCCTCCTCGCCGGTGACGTCTCGGTCGGCCGCCTGGGCGGTCCCGCGGAGATCAGTGTCCAGAAGGGCGACATCCGTATCAACGAGGCCGTGCGCGGCACGGTCGAGCTGCGCACCCAGGCCGGCGAGGTGTCGGTCGGCGCCGCTCGCGGGGTCTCCGCCTCCCTGGACGCCGGGACCTCCTTCGGCCGGATCCACAACGCGCTCAAGAACGCCGACGGCGAGGCCGCTCTGAACATCCACGCGACCACCGCCTACGGCGACATCACCGCCCGCAGCCTCTGA
- a CDS encoding ATP-binding cassette domain-containing protein gives MTDPAIAANGLRKSYGDKVVLDGIDLVVPEGTIFSLLGPNGAGKTTVVNVLSTLVSPDPASGGIRVGGHDLAADPRAVRAAIGVTGQFSAVDGLITGEENMLLMADLHHLPKAEGRRVTAELLERFDLAEAAKKPASTYSGGMKRRLDIAMTLVGSPRIIFLDEPTTGLDPRSRHNMWQIIRELVSGGVTVFLTTQYLEEADQLADRIAVLDNGRIAAEGSAEELKRLIPGGHVRLRFADPDAYRSAASALREVARDDEALALQIPSDGSQRELRSILDRLDTAGIEADELTVHTPDLDDVFFALTGSTGPADVPGQTDRSTTQPTDQPKENVR, from the coding sequence ATGACCGACCCGGCCATCGCGGCGAACGGGCTGCGCAAGTCCTACGGCGACAAGGTCGTGCTCGACGGCATCGACCTGGTCGTCCCCGAGGGAACGATCTTCTCCCTGCTCGGCCCGAACGGCGCGGGCAAGACCACAGTCGTCAACGTCCTCTCCACCCTCGTCTCCCCCGACCCCGCCTCCGGCGGGATCCGGGTCGGCGGCCACGACCTCGCCGCCGATCCGCGGGCGGTGCGGGCCGCGATCGGTGTCACCGGCCAGTTCTCCGCCGTCGACGGCCTGATCACCGGCGAGGAGAACATGCTCCTCATGGCGGACCTGCACCACCTGCCCAAGGCCGAGGGCCGCCGGGTCACCGCCGAACTGCTGGAGCGCTTCGACCTGGCCGAGGCCGCGAAGAAGCCCGCCTCCACCTACTCCGGCGGCATGAAGCGCCGCCTGGACATCGCCATGACCCTGGTCGGCAGCCCGCGGATCATCTTCCTCGACGAACCGACCACCGGCCTCGACCCCCGCTCCCGCCACAACATGTGGCAGATCATCCGCGAACTGGTCTCCGGCGGCGTCACCGTCTTCCTCACCACCCAGTACCTGGAAGAGGCCGACCAGCTCGCCGACCGCATCGCCGTGCTCGACAACGGCCGGATCGCCGCCGAAGGAAGCGCCGAGGAGCTGAAGCGGCTCATCCCCGGCGGACACGTCCGGCTGCGGTTCGCCGATCCGGACGCGTACCGGTCCGCCGCCTCCGCCCTGCGCGAGGTGGCCCGGGACGACGAGGCCCTCGCGCTGCAGATCCCCAGCGACGGCAGCCAGCGCGAGCTGCGCTCCATCCTCGACCGCCTCGACACGGCCGGTATCGAGGCGGACGAACTGACCGTGCACACCCCCGACCTCGACGACGTCTTCTTCGCCCTGACCGGCAGCACCGGTCCCGCGGACGTCCCCGGCCAGACCGACCGGTCCACCACCCAGCCCACCGACCAGCCCAAGGAGAACGTCCGATGA
- a CDS encoding ABC transporter permease encodes MSSLSLAVRDSSTMLRRNLLHARRYPSLTLNLLLTPVMLLLLFVYIFGDVMSAGIGDGGADRSEYIAYIVPGILLMTIGSTVIGAAVSVATDMNEGIIARFRTMAIHRGSVFIGHVVGSVLQVLASLALVGAVGVAIGFRSTDATALEWLAAFGLLALFALALTWIAVGMGMASPNAEAAGNMAMPLILLPLISSAFIPADTMPGWFQPIAEYQPFTPAIETLRGLLLGTEIGYNGWLAVAWCLGLAALGYYWSASQFNRDQK; translated from the coding sequence ATGAGCTCCCTCTCCCTCGCCGTCCGCGACTCGTCCACGATGCTGCGCCGCAATCTCCTGCACGCCCGGCGCTACCCGTCCCTCACCCTGAACCTGCTGCTCACGCCGGTCATGCTGCTCCTGCTCTTCGTCTACATCTTCGGCGACGTGATGAGCGCCGGCATCGGGGACGGCGGTGCCGACCGCTCCGAGTACATCGCCTACATCGTCCCCGGCATCCTGCTGATGACCATCGGCAGCACCGTGATCGGGGCCGCGGTGTCCGTCGCCACCGACATGAACGAGGGCATCATCGCCCGCTTCCGCACGATGGCCATCCACCGCGGGTCCGTGTTCATCGGACACGTCGTCGGCAGCGTCCTGCAGGTGCTGGCCAGCCTCGCCCTGGTCGGGGCGGTGGGCGTGGCCATCGGCTTCCGCTCCACCGATGCCACGGCCCTGGAGTGGCTGGCCGCGTTCGGGCTGCTCGCCCTGTTCGCCCTGGCGCTCACCTGGATCGCGGTCGGCATGGGCATGGCCAGCCCGAACGCCGAGGCGGCCGGCAACATGGCCATGCCGCTCATCCTGCTCCCCCTCATCTCCAGCGCCTTCATCCCGGCCGACACCATGCCGGGCTGGTTCCAGCCGATCGCCGAGTACCAGCCCTTCACCCCGGCCATCGAGACCCTGCGCGGCCTGCTGCTCGGCACCGAGATCGGCTACAACGGGTGGCTGGCCGTGGCCTGGTGCCTGGGCCTGGCGGCACTCGGCTACTACTGGTCGGCCTCGCAGTTCAACCGCGACCAGAAGTGA
- a CDS encoding VOC family protein translates to MTTRTTPQTTPRFDLIGLVVSDMAASLAFYRRLGLEFPEGAESAPHVEAQLPGGLRFALDTEDTIRSFHPDWRPPTGGGRVGLAFLCDSPADVDATYETLLAAGHKAELKPFDAPWGMRYAVVQDPDNNGVDLFAHLTTP, encoded by the coding sequence ATGACTACACGAACCACTCCACAGACCACTCCGCGATTCGATCTCATCGGCCTCGTCGTCTCCGACATGGCCGCGTCGCTCGCCTTCTACCGCCGTCTCGGTCTCGAATTCCCCGAGGGGGCGGAGAGCGCGCCGCACGTCGAGGCTCAACTGCCCGGCGGTCTGCGCTTCGCGCTCGACACGGAGGACACGATCCGTTCGTTCCACCCCGACTGGCGGCCTCCGACGGGCGGGGGCCGGGTCGGACTGGCCTTCCTGTGCGACAGCCCCGCGGACGTCGACGCCACGTACGAGACGCTGCTGGCCGCCGGCCACAAGGCCGAACTCAAGCCGTTCGACGCCCCCTGGGGCATGCGATACGCAGTCGTCCAAGACCCGGACAACAACGGCGTGGACCTCTTCGCCCACCTGACCACCCCGTAG
- a CDS encoding DUF6597 domain-containing transcriptional factor, protein MAEPYAESSQAPYRERASRLAGAVVWTRTAVPGDSAPVLPDGCMDLLWTEGRLFVAGPDTRAYVSEADGPGGVTRYAGVRFFPGTAPSYLGVPAHELRDRRVDLADLWGGGAVRRLTERVDAAGDPAAALEAVAVRRAADAEPPDPRLRAVVAALSAGAAVASTAEEVGWGERQLHRRALVAFGYGPKMLARVLRLQRALALVRGGAAAAEVAVVAGFADQAHLAREVRELAGAPLGVLLRQ, encoded by the coding sequence GTGGCCGAGCCGTACGCCGAGTCGTCGCAGGCGCCGTACCGGGAGCGGGCGTCGCGGCTGGCCGGTGCGGTCGTGTGGACCCGTACCGCCGTGCCGGGGGACTCCGCGCCGGTCCTGCCCGACGGATGCATGGACCTGTTGTGGACCGAGGGCCGGCTGTTCGTCGCGGGCCCCGACACCCGTGCGTACGTGAGTGAGGCCGACGGGCCCGGAGGGGTGACGCGGTACGCGGGCGTCCGCTTCTTTCCCGGAACCGCGCCCTCCTATCTCGGTGTACCCGCCCATGAACTGCGCGACCGGCGCGTCGACCTCGCGGATCTGTGGGGCGGGGGTGCGGTGCGGCGGCTGACCGAGCGGGTCGACGCGGCGGGCGATCCCGCCGCGGCGCTGGAGGCGGTGGCCGTGCGGCGGGCGGCCGACGCCGAGCCGCCCGATCCGCGGCTGCGGGCCGTTGTCGCGGCGCTGTCCGCGGGGGCGGCTGTCGCCTCGACCGCGGAGGAGGTGGGCTGGGGCGAACGGCAGTTGCACCGGCGGGCGTTGGTCGCATTCGGGTACGGGCCGAAGATGCTCGCTCGTGTTCTTCGCCTGCAGCGGGCGTTGGCGTTGGTGCGGGGTGGGGCCGCCGCGGCGGAGGTCGCGGTGGTTGCAGGGTTCGCGGACCAGGCTCATCTGGCGCGGGAGGTGCGGGAGTTGGCCGGGGCGCCGTTGGGGGTGCTGCTGCGGCAGTGA
- a CDS encoding AraC family transcriptional regulator: MDALAGLLEGPRARGAFMIRACFEPPWSLRIEDRAPLTVMLMIRGESWITPDAGEPVLLRAGDLAIARGPDPYTCADDPATPPIAVILPGQECTYPDGRSMRGHMDLGVRTWGQRLDGSMVMLIGTYPVQGEAGGRLLDALPPVLTLTSDVWECPLTPLLTEEIVRDEPGQEVVLDRLLDLLVIAALRAWFSRPEAEAPTWYRALADPVVGRALRLVQDDPAHPWTVASLATKAGVSRAALARRFSELVGEPPMTYLTGWRLALAADRLRDTGDTLEAIARQVGYGSAFALSSAFKRVYGVSPQEHRTRAGRPAIGVPF; the protein is encoded by the coding sequence ATGGACGCACTCGCAGGCCTTCTGGAGGGTCCACGGGCGCGTGGCGCCTTCATGATCCGGGCGTGCTTCGAACCGCCCTGGTCCCTTCGGATCGAGGACCGCGCCCCCCTCACCGTCATGCTGATGATCCGCGGCGAGTCCTGGATCACCCCCGACGCGGGCGAGCCCGTGCTGCTGCGGGCCGGCGACCTCGCCATCGCGCGCGGCCCCGACCCGTACACCTGCGCCGACGACCCCGCGACGCCGCCGATCGCGGTGATCCTGCCGGGCCAGGAGTGCACCTACCCCGACGGGCGCTCGATGCGCGGTCACATGGACCTCGGCGTCCGCACCTGGGGGCAGCGCCTCGACGGTTCCATGGTGATGCTGATCGGTACGTACCCGGTGCAGGGCGAGGCCGGCGGGCGGCTGCTCGACGCGCTGCCGCCGGTGCTGACGCTGACCTCCGACGTGTGGGAGTGCCCGCTGACCCCGCTGCTCACCGAGGAGATCGTGCGCGACGAGCCCGGCCAGGAGGTCGTCCTCGACCGGCTGCTCGACCTGCTGGTCATCGCCGCGCTGCGGGCCTGGTTCTCCCGTCCGGAGGCCGAGGCGCCCACCTGGTACCGGGCGCTGGCCGACCCGGTCGTCGGCCGGGCGCTGCGGCTCGTGCAGGACGACCCCGCGCACCCCTGGACGGTCGCCTCCCTCGCCACGAAGGCCGGTGTCTCGCGGGCCGCGCTCGCCCGCCGCTTCAGCGAACTCGTCGGCGAGCCCCCGATGACGTACCTGACCGGCTGGCGCCTCGCCCTCGCCGCGGACCGACTGCGCGACACCGGCGACACCCTGGAGGCGATCGCCCGCCAGGTCGGCTACGGCAGCGCGTTCGCCCTGTCCAGCGCCTTCAAACGGGTGTACGGGGTCAGTCCGCAGGAGCACCGTACGCGGGCGGGCCGGCCTGCGATCGGCGTACCCTTCTGA
- a CDS encoding NmrA family NAD(P)-binding protein, translated as MTENTGNGTVLVTGASGKTGRQVAEAAKAAGFRVRAASRGGETRFDWYDPSTWDEALRGADAAYLAYAPDVGAPGAAENVAAFARRAQDLGVRRLVLLSARGERQAEPTERALRDSGAEWTVVQADWFFQNFSEGLLFEGVRGGEFVFPAGEVPVPFLDARDLAEVVVKALTDSSYVGRTLEITGARLLSFREAMAEISAAAGREIRYVPVPTKEYGAILAGFGLPAEEVAFMEEVFDGLLDGHNARATDVVEQVLGRAPRDFADFAREHAADGVWKV; from the coding sequence ATGACGGAGAACACGGGCAACGGGACGGTGTTGGTGACGGGCGCCTCGGGGAAGACCGGGCGCCAGGTGGCGGAGGCCGCGAAGGCCGCGGGCTTCCGCGTACGGGCCGCTTCGCGCGGTGGTGAGACGCGCTTCGACTGGTACGACCCCTCGACGTGGGACGAGGCGCTGCGCGGAGCCGACGCGGCGTATCTGGCGTACGCGCCGGACGTCGGTGCGCCGGGCGCGGCCGAGAACGTCGCCGCGTTCGCCCGGCGGGCCCAGGACCTCGGCGTACGCCGGCTGGTGCTGTTGTCCGCGCGCGGGGAGCGTCAGGCGGAGCCGACCGAGCGGGCGCTGCGCGACTCGGGAGCCGAGTGGACCGTGGTGCAGGCCGACTGGTTCTTCCAGAACTTCAGCGAGGGTCTGCTCTTCGAGGGGGTGCGCGGCGGGGAGTTCGTGTTCCCGGCGGGCGAGGTGCCGGTGCCGTTCCTCGACGCGCGCGACCTCGCGGAGGTCGTGGTGAAGGCGCTGACGGACTCCTCGTACGTGGGCCGGACGCTGGAGATCACGGGGGCGCGGCTGCTGTCGTTCCGGGAGGCCATGGCAGAGATCTCCGCGGCGGCGGGCCGGGAGATCCGGTACGTGCCGGTGCCGACGAAGGAGTACGGCGCGATCCTGGCCGGGTTCGGGCTGCCCGCCGAGGAGGTCGCGTTCATGGAGGAGGTCTTCGACGGGCTGCTCGACGGCCACAACGCGAGGGCCACCGACGTCGTGGAGCAGGTTCTGGGCCGTGCGCCGCGCGACTTCGCGGACTTCGCGAGGGAGCACGCGGCGGACGGGGTGTGGAAGGTCTGA